A single genomic interval of Nitratidesulfovibrio sp. SRB-5 harbors:
- a CDS encoding methyl-accepting chemotaxis protein, whose product MVGALGAAAWMVNGLLLMGLLTALGCLYDAWRVHGALAAAARLAADVGDDVAPSGTAARNADGGLSFGARKTGQSAVTPNDFDGDAAALLVRHVPRVVALLDGTRQRMASEAARADASTQAAETAGRRAGLVRERAEASNRQAMHNSAKTLDRAVGSLQEAATRLAAEAGRASNGADNQRRLAGDTAVAMEQMTSTVNAVARNAGDAAAQADTARQKALAGRDVVNRAVSSIAAVHGHTTGLREVMGDLGTRAESIGQVMGVITDIADQTNLLALNAAIEAARAGDAGRGFAVVADEVRKLAEKTMQATREVGEVIVAIQTGTRKTLSDMDEAARVVDQATRLAEDSGEALAEIVDIVESTSDGVRTIATAAEQQAATCEEINRITAQVDAISRQTADGMHRANDDITALSAQMARLATLNRVFHVIGQGTVQTLMRGLADAPDIRSLQRERIEAHLRRVIAAAPHLELLYMTDGKGRQIIANIAPAALAAPADAQACGKDWSSRPWFTGAMAIGDLYISESYVSQASGAPCITVSLPMEDAAGNPVALLAADVKLA is encoded by the coding sequence ATGGTCGGCGCGCTGGGTGCGGCGGCATGGATGGTGAACGGGTTGCTGCTGATGGGCCTGCTGACGGCGCTGGGCTGCCTGTATGACGCATGGCGCGTGCATGGGGCTTTGGCAGCAGCCGCCCGGCTGGCCGCCGATGTGGGCGACGATGTCGCTCCATCCGGCACGGCGGCGCGGAATGCGGACGGCGGCTTGTCTTTCGGCGCCCGCAAGACCGGGCAGTCAGCCGTCACGCCCAACGATTTTGACGGCGACGCGGCGGCCTTGCTGGTCCGGCACGTGCCGCGCGTGGTGGCCCTGCTGGACGGAACGCGCCAGCGCATGGCGTCGGAAGCCGCGCGAGCCGACGCCAGCACCCAGGCCGCCGAAACTGCCGGGCGCAGGGCGGGCCTTGTGCGCGAGCGGGCGGAAGCCTCCAACCGGCAGGCCATGCACAATTCCGCAAAAACCCTGGACCGTGCCGTGGGCTCGTTGCAGGAGGCGGCAACACGCCTGGCCGCCGAGGCGGGCCGCGCATCCAACGGGGCCGACAACCAGCGCAGGCTGGCGGGCGACACCGCCGTGGCCATGGAACAGATGACCTCAACGGTCAACGCCGTGGCCCGCAACGCGGGCGATGCCGCCGCCCAGGCCGACACCGCGCGCCAGAAGGCCCTGGCCGGGCGAGACGTGGTGAACCGGGCGGTGTCCTCCATCGCCGCCGTGCATGGCCACACCACCGGCCTGCGCGAAGTCATGGGCGACCTGGGCACACGCGCCGAATCCATCGGCCAGGTCATGGGCGTCATCACCGACATCGCCGACCAGACCAACCTGCTCGCGCTCAACGCCGCCATCGAGGCCGCCCGCGCGGGCGATGCCGGGCGCGGATTCGCCGTGGTGGCGGACGAGGTGCGCAAGCTGGCGGAAAAGACCATGCAGGCCACCCGCGAGGTGGGCGAGGTCATCGTGGCCATCCAGACCGGCACCCGCAAGACCCTGTCCGACATGGACGAGGCCGCCCGCGTGGTGGACCAGGCCACCCGTCTGGCAGAAGATTCCGGCGAGGCCCTGGCCGAAATCGTGGACATCGTGGAAAGCACCTCCGACGGGGTGCGCACCATTGCAACCGCCGCCGAACAGCAGGCCGCCACCTGCGAGGAAATCAACCGCATCACCGCCCAGGTGGACGCCATCTCGCGCCAGACCGCCGACGGCATGCACCGCGCCAACGACGACATCACCGCCCTTTCCGCCCAGATGGCCCGGCTGGCTACCCTGAACCGGGTGTTCCACGTCATCGGGCAGGGTACGGTGCAAACGCTCATGCGCGGGCTGGCCGACGCGCCGGACATCCGTTCCCTGCAGCGGGAACGCATCGAGGCGCACCTGCGCCGGGTCATTGCCGCCGCGCCGCACCTGGAACTGCTGTACATGACCGACGGCAAGGGGCGGCAGATCATCGCCAACATCGCCCCGGCGGCGCTGGCCGCCCCGGCGGACGCGCAGGCCTGCGGCAAGGACTGGTCGTCGCGCCCGTGGTTTACCGGGGCCATGGCCATCGGCGACCTGTACATCTCGGAAAGCTACGTCTCGCAGGCCTCGGGCGCGCCGTGCATCACCGTGTCCCTGCCCATGGAGGACGCGGCGGGCAACCCCGTTGCGCTGCTGGCGGCTGACGTGAAGCTGGCCTGA
- a CDS encoding LL-diaminopimelate aminotransferase yields the protein MADFKLADRLATLPPYLFAGIDKVKAEVAARGVDIISLGIGDPDMPTPDFIIEAMKKAVERPANHQYPSYVGMLEFRQEVANWYGRRFGVSLDPKTEVIGLIGSKEGIAHFPLAFVNPGDLVLVCTPNYPVYHIATGFVGGEVQFIPLVEENDYLPDLDAIPAATWDRAKMIFVNYPNNPTAATAPRAFYEKLIGICRKHNVIIAHDTAYTEVYYDENDKPMSILEVEGAKDVTIEFHSLSKTYNMTGWRVGMAVGNASLVAGLGKVKENVDSGIFQAVQEASIVALRDGDDFCRELRGIYRKRRDVVVAALNKVGIACRVPTAAFYIWAKVPAGYGSSAEFVTAVLEKTGVVLTPGNGFGTPGEGYFRISLTVDTDRLEEAVSRIANL from the coding sequence ATGGCTGATTTCAAACTCGCGGACCGGCTGGCGACCCTGCCCCCGTACCTGTTTGCAGGCATCGACAAGGTCAAGGCCGAAGTGGCCGCCCGGGGCGTGGACATCATCAGCCTCGGCATCGGCGATCCCGACATGCCGACGCCCGACTTCATCATCGAGGCCATGAAGAAGGCCGTGGAGCGCCCCGCCAACCACCAGTACCCCTCGTACGTGGGCATGCTGGAATTCCGGCAGGAAGTGGCCAACTGGTATGGCCGCCGCTTCGGCGTCAGCCTTGACCCCAAGACCGAGGTCATCGGCCTCATCGGGTCCAAGGAAGGCATCGCCCATTTCCCGCTGGCCTTCGTGAACCCCGGCGACCTGGTGCTGGTGTGCACCCCCAACTACCCGGTGTATCACATCGCCACCGGTTTCGTGGGCGGCGAGGTGCAGTTCATTCCCCTGGTGGAGGAAAACGACTACCTGCCCGACCTCGACGCCATTCCCGCCGCCACCTGGGACCGGGCGAAGATGATCTTCGTCAACTATCCCAACAACCCCACGGCGGCCACGGCCCCGCGCGCGTTCTACGAAAAGCTCATCGGCATCTGCCGGAAGCACAACGTGATCATCGCGCACGACACGGCCTACACCGAGGTCTACTACGACGAGAATGACAAGCCCATGAGCATTCTTGAAGTGGAAGGCGCGAAGGACGTGACCATCGAGTTCCACTCGCTGTCCAAGACCTACAACATGACCGGCTGGCGCGTGGGCATGGCCGTGGGCAACGCCTCTTTGGTGGCGGGCCTTGGCAAGGTGAAGGAAAACGTGGACTCCGGCATCTTCCAGGCCGTGCAGGAAGCGTCCATCGTGGCCCTGCGCGACGGCGACGACTTCTGCCGCGAACTGCGGGGCATCTACCGCAAGCGCCGTGACGTGGTGGTGGCTGCCCTGAACAAGGTGGGCATTGCCTGCCGCGTACCCACCGCCGCGTTCTACATCTGGGCCAAGGTGCCCGCCGGGTACGGCTCGTCCGCCGAATTCGTCACCGCCGTGCTGGAAAAGACCGGCGTGGTGCTGACCCCCGGCAACGGCTTCGGCACGCCGGGCGAAGGTTACTTCCGCATTTCGCTCACCGTGGATACCGATCGCCTCGAGGAGGCCGTGTCACGCATCGCGAACCTGTAA
- the folK gene encoding 2-amino-4-hydroxy-6-hydroxymethyldihydropteridine diphosphokinase, with translation MAYVCLGSNLPPANGPGGDPADNLVRAVAALAALPGVVVGAVSSVYRTEPQGYRDQPWFANQVARLECDPDMTPEGLLDHLLGVEQELGRNRGYAPEGGQGGDGHAVVREGADGAAPDLAARFAPRTIDIDLLLFGNAVRDTPRLTLPHPRMRERAFVLVPLHEIATELAFPDGQSLIHALKSLTFTLHDGRIAQ, from the coding sequence ATCGCCTATGTATGTCTGGGGTCCAACCTGCCTCCAGCTAATGGACCGGGGGGCGACCCCGCCGACAATCTCGTCCGGGCCGTGGCGGCACTTGCCGCCCTGCCCGGCGTTGTCGTTGGCGCGGTGTCGTCGGTGTACCGCACCGAGCCGCAAGGCTACCGCGACCAGCCGTGGTTCGCCAACCAGGTGGCCCGGCTGGAGTGCGACCCGGACATGACGCCCGAAGGGCTGCTGGACCACCTGCTGGGCGTGGAGCAGGAACTGGGCCGCAACCGGGGGTATGCCCCGGAAGGCGGACAGGGGGGCGATGGGCATGCGGTGGTGCGGGAAGGGGCCGACGGCGCCGCGCCGGACCTTGCCGCGCGCTTTGCCCCGCGCACCATCGACATCGACCTGCTGCTGTTCGGCAATGCCGTGCGCGACACCCCCCGCCTGACGCTGCCGCACCCGCGCATGCGCGAGCGGGCGTTCGTCCTGGTGCCGCTGCACGAAATCGCCACTGAACTCGCTTTCCCCGACGGGCAAAGTCTGATACACGCCCTGAAATCGCTGACGTTCACCCTGCACGACGGGCGCATCGCCCAGTGA
- a CDS encoding TRASH domain-containing protein — protein MLKWLLLIAAGYFLYRLVTNEARKKSKDDKKQKEEMVATGEMVRDPICGAYIDANGGVTVRDGDKTYRFCSYECRDTFLKQLESGGREIPAREEKDAE, from the coding sequence ATGCTCAAGTGGCTCTTGCTGATCGCGGCAGGCTATTTCCTCTACCGCCTTGTGACCAACGAAGCGCGCAAGAAGAGCAAGGATGACAAGAAGCAGAAGGAAGAGATGGTGGCCACCGGCGAAATGGTGCGCGACCCCATCTGCGGCGCTTACATCGACGCCAATGGCGGCGTTACCGTACGCGACGGCGACAAGACCTATCGCTTCTGCAGCTATGAATGCCGCGACACGTTCCTGAAGCAGTTGGAAAGCGGCGGCCGTGAAATCCCCGCACGCGAGGAAAAGGACGCCGAGTAG